AAATAATTAGCTCCAGCACCTGAAGCAGAGGCTCAATCGATCACAGTCATGGTATCTGTTCAGCTGTAGAACAGTAAACGTCATGTCGTGACTACTCTATCACGTTCACTAAAACCTGCGACTCCTTCATTCTGACTCTTCACAGCCCGGGGGCTACGGCGATTATCACTAAGGTCACTAATTACGCGGACCGTAAAGCGTTACCATGGTAACGCAGTTCACTTTAAAGGGTCCTTCGGGTGGAGGTTAACCCACTTCTTAAAAACGGGTTTCGTAGAAAAAACCCTTTTGCTTAAAGCTCCCAAACGTAACGTTTGTGGCGTTAGCACAGATACAACTTACGTCGAGCTAACGTTAACTACACGCCACGGTTCCTACGGCTGCCGGAGCGGCTTCTCATGGTTTCCTCGGTTGAGTCGagagtaaaaacataaaatacttTACCTTACGCTGCTTCGACTCTGTATGTCCCGACTGGCTGTAGACGGTAGCTGTTTTAAGCATGCAGTTACTTTTCTCAGGCTGCGGCAACCTCTGGCcatcttcttttcttttagGAATTTCTTTTCTAACTTCTCGGTTGACAAGCGAGCCTCACTGCCCACCATTCGCCCCGCCCATTTACGTCACACGCTCTCTGAATGTCGATTACTATTGGACTATCCGTACCCGCTAGAAGCATCCTACTGGCCAGGATTGCTGCTCGTCACAAAAAGCTGCTGGCCTAGGCTTTttgcgcgtgcatgtgcgcgtTCACTTGGAAAAGTCACGAGACGTTGGCTCGGGTTACACTGTCGCCGTGTGTATTGGTGTTGTCTAGTTATTGTGTAGCAAACCGTTTTCCTGCATAGTTCTACCCGTGTTTTAGCTTAAACGCGCTCTCTAACCGCATCAGCCACTGACTCCAGCTAAAGCTATCAAATACTTTGCAATATAAATATTTCGATATTTTTCTGCACGAACTCAAAGGGATGTGGATTCAAATAGGGTGGAGTTTTAGTTCAGGACAGTGGTACTAGACTGTGAACTGCACCTAATCTGACGCCTGAGTATCCGGCTGATGTGCAGAAaccattttgtttatttagcaGGGAGAAAATGCGTGAATTCATTTTTAACGTTTctgtaattaattttattacaCGTACTAATACtcaaaaactgaaaaacaataGTTACACAAAATGGAGTTGGGTAAAATTAGGATATTTAAAAttgaaatgacaaatgaaaaataaaaacagatcaaaTAAGTAACAAAGGAAATTTTTGAGGAGAAAAATGAAATGCTTGTTGTTGAAAAAACAGCACTGTGCCGTGCGGCTAAACACAGTAGTGAATATTTTATTCTGTAACCCTGAGTTGTGTTGTAACGGGGgcacaggaaacactgcagaCAATGCACTACCTTTGAGcaaactgtgaaaacaaacatcaaatAGTCAGTAAAGAAAGTGAAACTGAaatgagtttgtttttatttaattcagaAACTATCCAAAATTCACTATGACccacatttaaaaagaaaatctctctttatttttgaacttatttttaaaatgacccCATCTTATATTATCTCCAGTGGCTGTAGAGGTGTTAAACATACTATGTGCTCAAGACAGACTAAAAATATTCCAGAACCTTACGTGACAGTGAAAGTAAATCAAGATTAGAAACACTGGtgacaaaaaatgttttttctaaataattaaatcattaaacGGTTGCCAAGAAAAACTAAACTCTGTTTCAGTTGGTCAGTGTTGAGGTGTGAGAATCTCCATCTGTCCTGAAGTTTTGCAATGTTGAATTGTTGATTGATTGTGTCTATAGCAGGATTGCAGATTTTAATCACACATATACTCATTATCAGTCTGCTGAGAGACAGATAAAGCAGTGCATTCCATGCTTTTCCTCCTTTGTTCAGATGCTGTTTATCTTATTGTCTTTAGGGATGAGGGGGATGGGAAGAGATTTACAAGTTACCAAGCACTAGCCAGTAAGGAATAATTCAATTTAGTCCAAGAATGGGTGAGTAAGAGACACATTGTGTGGTGACTAATAAGATTTTAAGTTAAACATTGTAAGAGACGCATAAAGGCCATCAAGACCTAAagcaaaaatttaaaaaatccaGAGACACCTGttttgtgacatttgtttttatcTGACGGTCCCCAGGGGTCGTTTTTTCTAACATTAATTTTCACTGTGCCAGTATCTTGAGATTTTATTACAGTTGTTTGAAGCATTACTTTTAATGCAGGTGTCGCAGCTGCGGATGTGAACTATTTTGGTGCTTTTATCCCTAGCACAAACTGTTCTGAGACCAGTTCCAAGAAGACGGAAATGAGCGTTACGCACATCCAGTTTCAGACTCGAGCATCCACCACCAAAATGGCGAAGATCGCCACAACGCACGAAGGTAAGACTTTTGTACAAACTAATGAAAATCGTCCGCTTCACGACACatttttgcagtgttttgtaTTATGAAGCCATTTGGACAAACATGCTATGTTTGTGGCACAGACGAATGtatgaatgtgttgttttttggcgTGATGAGCTGCAGGCCATGGTACGACACAAGGCGGACAGATAATGGCGCTGGGGCCTGCTAGCTGGTTAGCATTAGCTCCGTAGCCTATGCTAGCGGGTTTCTGTAACGTATtgtaaatatatgtatgtataattTTACCAGTTGCGTCAACGATAGACTCATAGTAGTTTTCAGATACAGGGCTTTGGAGGTGTAACGCCAACTAGCTATAGTTTAGCACTGTTAGTTGTCTAAAAGCTTCATTGTGCTTAGTCTGCGCGGTTATCGGATCACAAACCTCTTTTAACACCGTACACGTTATATGCACGTACTTACGATCGTGTTTCGCCAGATAATCATGACAGTCCCCGCTGGTTTTAACTCCATAGCATCCTGCTTTTGTAAATAGTTACGAGCGCaaattataattttatatttaagaTTTAGCACAAAACGGAGCGAACATGAAATATCGGAAGCACATTGTTGGCTTGGTTCAATTGACGTCAACACCACGGCAACCATTGTTCTACAGATAAATACAGGCAAGATTTGAGctctataaataaacattaaataatttatGCTGTAAACTTGTACCGTCAAACAATTTAGGGTAGAAAATGAAGACTTAATAAACATTGCTTATTTTCCAGTCTGTGGAATGTAATGCTCCagtattcatgtttttttttttttgcctgcttTTCCATGTTGCCGTAGATATCGAGGCCCAGATCCTGGAGATCCAGGGGATGAAGGCTTCCCTGCTGGAGAAAGGAGAGCAGGGAGTGGGCCTTGACTCCACTGGGTTTTATGATCAGGAAATCTACGGAGGCAGTGACAGCCGCTTTGCTGGATACGTCACTTCGATTGCTGCCAATGAACAGGAGGATGTAAGTATTATCTGACTCCTACAGCCAAAGTTATGGAGAGTTATTAGTTTTGAGGTGTATTACTGTTAATCTTTGCTTGCGTATTTTAGTTTAAGTCAAGTTGTCGTTCTTTCACAAATAGTGTGATGATACAGTTTGTAAATttcttttgtatttgtgtgatCTACAGTTTGTTTTGGAGCTTGACTGCTCCTCCTTGTTTGTTGTAGTTGAGCTAGGAGAATCTTGCCTAATTGGTAAGATTTGACTAGActcccttttctttctcttccttcaggatgatgaagatgacacGTCAACAAGCTTGTTGGCACCAAAAAAGCCGGGCTACCATGCACCAGTGGCAATACTCAATGCCATTCCTCAATCAGATGAGCAGGTATGTCTCAGAAACTTtcagtttattaaaaatattgtGATGTCGGAGCTGAATACTAAATAGGGCAGCTTCAAATACACTTATGGTCCGttccctgtgtttgttttgcagtatGACCCGTTTGCAGAGCATCGCCCACAGAAGATTGCAGATCGTGAAGATGAATACAAAGCCCGGCGCAGACAGTTGATCATCTCTCCTGAGCGTCTTGACCCTTTTGCAGATGGTAAACTTAgctcttttttgtcttcattacaTCTTCCTCATATTCTCCCCTGCTCATGGCCCCATGACTACCTATGGCTTCACATCTATAGCTTTACTGTTCAACCCTTCGACCACAATGCAATAGCTTGCTTCCCAGACTTGATGCCTTCCCTGTGGTCAATCCTCTGTGGTCTAGGAGCATTTTGTGCCAATATGTGTGTCTTCCTAATGGTTTACATTTGAATCATCTTCCAAACTTTGCTACAGTTATCTGTGTGGGCTAAgtgtggtgttttgttttttttgcattttagcTTGGAGAATATTGCTGTCTTGATGTCAGCAATAAAAATGAACCCCTTTGTGTGCACCGTCAAAGTTGATCCATTGTAGGGTTACCCTGATTTTGAGTGGGAGAGGTGGTTAGGTAAATTGTTGCAGTTCACCTAACAAACATGGGTTGCAGATGGCTTGTGTGTGAGTCGAAGGGTTAACAATCCCACGTGAGCATCAGGCTGAATTGTGATGAGAAAGTGTATTCATCTAATAACCTGAGGATGAAAATGGAAGTGTGAGGGTTAGCTAAGTTGTAATTCACCGGCTAAAGCGATTTACTATGCCACGCTAATTCTAACCTGTTCCCTCGTAGAACTTTGGAGATCTCGACGCATCAGATGAGCTAAATAGACTAGGTCACTTAGAATAGTCAACCCAGAGCCATTATTTAAGGCCTGTAATATAAGCTTTCTACTCCACAGTCCTTGTCGTCATATGGTACTGCATGACGAGTAGGTCTGGCCAACTTTTCTTGCAGATctaattattaaatataattatttctAGGGTTTGAGGTTAGAGGTTATACTGTTGCCCTGAAATCCTTTTTTTGTGTAGTGCTACAAATCTCAACATAAGCTAATTTATCTTGAGTCATCGTTCCCACCAACAACAGAATAGGCGCAGGTTTGGTGTCAGTAGGACTTACATAAAGCGTGCATGTAGAGAGAGCTTTTTGTACAAAGTTgttgtgtaaatatatttttattttacagctctCTCTGTAAAATAGAAATATGTTATCAAGAAAAATGTGTACCACAATACCACGGGCCCATACTAACTGTCCTTAATTTCTCTCCTACAGCAGTACTGCTTTGCCAGTCCTGTACTGCACTCTGTTAAGGGTGCAGCAACTCATCCTGTGTAGGTTATGGGGAACACAGAAAACTGTGCACTTGTCAGTTTGATCAGGGTCCACTGGCTTATTTTGGGGCCTGTGAGCGATCAGATGCAGCTCAGCTACAACAAATGTCTGCTTCTAAAAGCCCATTTAAAAGTCTATTGCCTAGACATTTGACAGTATATAGATATTGCCTGCCTTCTGTCAATAGTTAGCTCTGTTCTGAAAAGGAAGTCAAGGTCTTAATGATGCTTCAGCAACAGCCACTGCTGTGATGAGTCAGTCTCTCTGGCATTTCGTTTCTCCAAATTCACATGGGCTCAATTTtatattttgcctttttaatataatatttaaaggtAAAAGTAACTGTACTGTGGTAATGTCATTCTTTTACATAACTTCAAAATCTTGACTTCATTTTTATCTGCTAGTGAAAGTATTTGGGGATCTGGACCACAGGGTCGtacatgtttcctgttttaatttcTAGTTTTGTGGTTATGGCCAAAGAAGAtactgttgtcttttttttatttcatttttttgagtGCCGTTAATTAGTGCAACACAGGTGGTAtgctgttgtgtgtgagttCAAACCCTTTTCCAAAGTGTTACTAATGGTAAAGAGAAATTTTCTAGGCTTCTTATCTGCCGGTTGAAGTCTGACTGCAGAAGGACCCTTGGCACTGAAAGTGTACGTATTCTGAAGAGCACAGCCCAGGACCACTGCATCAGTGAACTTCTTAATCCACTTTAAGAAAACACCACAACCTCAGCTCTTCTCTCTATGTATCTGCTTGTTTTTCAGTAGAATGCTATGACTGTATGTAAGAAAGTCAAATGTACATCTTTGTTATTCAGTTTTGTGAGTGACCTGttttaaagaggaaaaaccCATAAGTTAATGTGTTGGTAAAAGAGTCAGGGCTAGCTGGCTGTGTTTGCTATGTCTGTAATAATTCAGGTCCCCAGAGTGAGTTCTCATGACTGTCCTTTGTTCTTGTTCGTGCTCTTTCGCGCAGGGGGCAAAACACCGGATCCCAAGCTGCAGGTCAGGTCGTATGTGGACGTCATGTTGGAGCAGAATCTGTCTAAAGAAGAGGTAGGTGTCTCCCCACTTTCACTGTTTGCCATGATGGGCTACCATGTAATTTAAATATAAGTAGTCAGTTATTCATCCTTCGGAAAAGGGAATTGTCTTGACGTTTGTGCATGTTCCTGTATGCAGAGAGAGATTCGTCAGCAGCTGGCAGAGAAGGCTAAGTCAGGGGACCTGAAAGCTGTCAACGGGTCTGCTGCCAGCCAACCAAAGCGCAAGCGTCGCTGGGACCAGACAGCTGACCAAACCCCCTCCAATGCTACACCAAAAAAGATGTCCAGCTGGGACCAGGCAGATTCTAGTGCTGAGGTAAGGTCACTTGAGTGAAACATTATAGCAAACATTAGGTTTAAATTGTTAATATCAGCAGCagatttgtcatttgttttataaTATGATTATCTTTGGTTCCTTGAAGACTCCAGggcacacacctgcacacacaccctccaacAGCCGATGGGACGAAACCCCTGGTCGCCCTAAAGGCAGTGAGACCCCAGGAGCCACTCCCAGCACCCGCATGTGGGACCCCACTCCTAGCCACACACCAGCTGGAGCTGCCACACCAGGAAGAGACACACCTGGACATGCCACACCTGGCCATGGTGGCGCCACAGGCAGTGTGCGCAAGAACCGCTGGGACGAAACcccaaagacagagagagagacgccaGGACATGGGAGTGGCTGGGCTGAGACGCcacgcacagacagaggagatgaATCAGTGGGTGAGACTCCAACCCCAGGAGCCAGCAAGAGGAAGTCTCGGTGGGATGAAACGCCTGCCAGTCAAATGGGAAACTCTACACCACTACTTACCCCTGGAAAAACTCCGATTGGAACTCCAGCAATGAACATGGCGACTCCAACTCCAGGTAAACTCAATTGTTGTGTCACTATGTTAATTTTGGGTTACACGTCTTCCTGTCTATGTAACTGCTTTAATTTACTGAAGACATTTTAACTTCATAATCTTTTGTCAGGTCACCTGATGAGCATGACTCCAGAGCAACTGCAGGCGTGGCGATGGGAGAGAGAAATCGATGAGCGAAACCGGCCTCTCACAGACGAGGAGCTTGATGCCATGTTTCCAGAAGGATACAAGGTTGGTGCCTTTGTCCTTTAACTTTATCATGTGGTTAGATTTAGGAGGGAAAtcatctctgctttgtttttcaccTGTCTCAACTTTCTGATCATGACTAAATATTGTTCTCCACAGGTGTTGCCTCCACCAGCAGGCTACGTGCCCATCCGTACTCCAGCTCGTAAGCTGTCGGCGACGCCCACTCCTATTGGAGGCATGACAGGCTTCCACATGCAGGCAGAGGACCGCACCACCAAGCAGATGAATGACCAGCCCTCTGGAAACCTCCCCTTCCTCAAACCTGATGACATCCAGTATTTTGACAAATTACTGGTgagtacaacacacacaaacagttatAAAATAATCAGCTTTGTTTGAACCTTTGAGTTAAATGTGTGTGGATTTAATTTTGTGTCTCCAATAGGTGGAGGTGGACGAGTCCACCCTGAGCCCTGAGGAGCAAAAGGAGAGGAAAATcatgaagctgctcctgaagatTAAAAATGGAACCCCACCTATGCGGAAGGTTTGTAGCTCTCATTTAAAGTAtctcctctctttttttcataCCAGGGTTCATATGCAATGCAACACCCAGCACTACGCCTGTTTGTGGCTGCAGTGTAAATATTTGCTTGCTATAGAATCTCCTATGAGGACCTGCTGTTTTCAGCGGACGTCTGAGTTTAGAcgctgatgctctgctggaagcAGCTGACAGATCATTATCAGACTGAACAAAAGACTGAGTTCAAGTAATTGCAATGCTTGTCTGACCAATGCTGCTCCTCGCTATTGTAGGCTGCGCTGCGTCAGATCACGGACAAGGCTCGTGAATTCGGAGCAGGTCCTCTGTTCAACCAGATCTTGCCACTGCTTATGTCTCCCACTCTGGAGGACCAGGAGCGTCACCTTCTGGTTAAAGTCATTGACCGCATTCTCTACAAACTTGATGACTTGGTCCGACCATATGTCCACAAGGTAGGTTGACCGAGAAAGATGgtcgtttgtgtgtgtagtttaATAAAGAACtaacttttgttcttgtttgcaGATCCTGGTGGTTATCGAGCCCCTTCTGATTGATGAGGACTATTATGCCAGAGTAGAGGGAAGAGAGATCATCTCTAACCTGGCAAAGGTACCTTCTATCCTATTGCAGTGTTATTCACACCTGTTTGGCTGTTCTGTGGTCCGATCGTGTTAGTTAATCGCTATAGTAATTACCAAAATGGGAGCGAACAAGACGGTTATACCATATTTTTTGAGTTCAAGCTTTTGTTACACCTTGTTAATaaaattgatttgatttaatctGCCTAACAGCCTTATGCATTAATGTTTTGTACCACAAGACAAAGAATGACTATCAACAATTCCGTGCACACCTTTGGCCATTGCATACAGATGTACTGTTACTGCACACATCTGAGCTTCCTGCCTTTTCTATGTCACAGGCTGCTGGTTTGGCTACAATGATTTCCACAATGCGACCTGATATTGACAACATGGACGAGTATGTCAGAAACACCACAGCTCGAGCTTTTGCTGTGGTGGCCTCTGCCCTTGGTATCCCCTCTCTCCTGCCCTTCCTCAAAGCTGTGTGTAAGAGCAAGAAGTCCTGGCAGGCCCGACACACAGGCATCAAGATTGTACAGCAGATTGCTATCCTTATGGGCTGTGCCATTCTGCCCCACCTCCGCAGCTTGGTGGAGATCATCGAACATGGTCAGTTGGGACCTTGCTTCCTCTCACTGCTTGAGTCTGTACATTTGGATGTTTAAGACGGACTGTAGCATTGAGATACATCTAACAGCTGTGTGCTAAATGTCTTCCTTTGACTGTGATACCACAGGTCTGGTAGATGAGCAGCAGAAGGTTAGGACCATCAGTGCCCTGGCTATAGCTGCTCTTGCTGAAGCTGCTACTCCCTATGGTATTGAGTCTTTCGATTCAGTCCTTAAGCCACTGTGGAAGGGTATTCGACAGCACAGAGGAAAGGTAAGATGTCAGTTTTTTGATGTCACTGCTTAAAGTGAAAATGTGTGACAAAGCAGGTCAGTCTGCATTCAGTGCAAGATCAACACCCAGCACTAAGCCTACACGTGGCTGTTGTGTGAATCTTTGCTTGCTAGAGTCTCTCCttagaggagctgctgtctccAGTAGAGGTCACACATTAGACCATTAATTATCTGCTAGGAGCAGCAGACAAGTCCTTCTTATTACTCATGTCAGCAGACAGGAATTGGTGAGTGCACTTTAAATGATGTTATTCTCCTCTGTCTATGTTATCAGGGTCTGGCTGCTTTCCTCAAAGCTATTGGTTACCTAATCCCACTGATGGATGCTGAGTATGCAAACTACTACACCAGGGAGGTGATGCTGATCCTCATCAGAGAGTTCCAGTCCCCTGATGAAGAGATGAAAAAGATTGTACTCAAGGTAAGGCATTGGGAAACCCTGTGTTTATATATAAGACGCAGCGGATGCTGTTTACACCAAGAAATGCTTTCGACCAGCAGAGACCCTTAACTCCTTTTGTTGTTTCTAACCTTAGCCTATGTTTGTCTTGCAGGTGGTGAAGCAGTGTTGTGGCACTGATGGTGTAGAAGCCAACTACATCAAGACTGAGATCCTGCCCCCCTTTTTCAAACACTTTTGGCAGCATAGGATGGCTCTGGACAGACGTAACTACAGACAGGTCTGCATAGCAATATATCACACACAATCTTAAAGGTTAAAGCTGTTGCACATGTTCTAAACACTTTTTTCCTTCAGTTGGTGGACACCACAGTGGAGTTGGCCAACAAGGTGGGAGCAGCAGAGATCATTTCCCGTATTGTAGATGACCTGAAAGACGAGGCCGAGCAGTACAGAAAGATGGTGATGGAAACGATTGAGAAGATCATGGGAAATCTGGGTGCAGCTGACATCGACCacaagctggaggagcagttGATCGACGGTATCCTGTACGCCTTCCAGGAGCAGACCACAGAGGTCAGAAAGAAGACCTTTAACAGCTATTTACTTTCTGTAGCGTAgaaacagcctcctcttcccaAAATCTTTCTCCTAATGGGTCTCTTGTCTCTCTTTTTCCAGGACTCTGTGATGCTGAACGGCTTTGGCACAGTGGTCAATGCCCTCGGGAAGCGTGTGAAACCCTACCTGCCTCAGATCTGTGGTACGGTGCTGTGGCGTCTGAACAACAAGTCGGCCAAAGTCCGCCAGCAGGCAGCGGATCTGATTTCCCGAACGGCTGTGGTCATGAAGACCTGTCAGGAGGTACGCTGGGAAGACCTGTGCTTACAAACGTCACAAGGCTGGAGTTGACCTAGGAACTAAATCatctttttctgtctgtccCTTTTAGGAGAAGCTGATGGGTCACTTGGGCGTGGTGCTGTACGAGTACCTGGGGGAGGAGTACCCCGAAGTGCTGGGGAGCATCCTAGGAGCACTGAAGGCCATTGTTAATGTCATCGGTGTGTTCCTCGCTCTATATATCAATTATAAGCCTTTATTAACCCTTAACAGTATCCGTAAAGTAACAAACAAACTAACTGTGTCACTGCAGGTATGCACAAGATGACGCCACCAATCAAAGACCTGCTTCCTCGTTTAACTCCCATCCTGAAGAACAGGCACGAGAAAGTGCAGGAGAACTGCATCGATCTGGTGGGAAGGATCGCTGACAGGTCAGTGGCATGAAGCCTGGCGCCGTCGCTCATGCGACTTGTTCtaactgcttgtgtgtgttttaggggAGCTGAATATGTGTCAGCAAGAGAGTGGATGAGGATTTGTTTTGAACTGCTGGAGCTGTTAAAGGCTCACAAAAAGGCGATTCGCAGAGCCACCGTCAACACCTTTGGTTATATCGCCAAAGCCATCGGGTAAGAACGCCCCTTCTTTAAAAACTGTAACTTGGGAAACTTTTCAGCCTGTTCGTCTGTTCTGACCAATGTTTTGCCTCCTCTAGTCCCCATGACGTCTTGGCCACGCTGCTCAATAATCTGAAGGTCCAGGAGCGTCAGAACCGAGTCTGCACAACTGTGGCCATCGCCATTGTCGCAGAGACCTGTTCTCCGTTCACAGTGCTGCCGGCGCTCATGAACGAGTACCGCGTGCCAGAGCTCAACGTGCAGAACGGCGTGCTCAAGTCCCTGTCCTTCCTGTTTGAGTACATCGGCGAGATGGGCAAAGATTACATCTACGCTGTGACTCCGCTGCTGGAGGATGCGCTCATGGACAGGTGACCCACCAGTTTCTGTACGCCTACATTCAAATGAATCTTTCTGGTAACTAACTGTGGAGCGGTGTCCCCCCTGCAGAGACCTGGTCCACAGGCAGACGGCCAGTGCAGTGGTTCAGCACATGTCTCTGGGCGTCTACGGGTTCGGCTGCGAAGACTCGCTGAACCATCTACTTAACTACGTGTGGCCCAACGTGTTCGAAACATCGCCCCATGTCATTCAGGCGGTGATGGGGGCTCTGGAGGGGCTGAGGGTGGCCATCGGGCCGTGCCGCATGCTGCAGTACTGCTTACAGGTAAGACCAGCCTTCATTAAAGAAAACACAGCTCAACTGTGAGCTCACTGTGTATTAAGTGTGTTGCTTCTGTCTGCAGGGTTTGTTCCATCCTGCCAGGAAGGTGAGAGACGTCTACTGGAAGATTTACAACTCCATCTACATCGGCTCACAGGACGCCCTCATCGCCCACTACCCACAGGTCTACAACGACGAGAAGAACATGTACGTCCGCTACGAGCTGGACTACGTCTTGTAAATAAAATCTTCGTGCCCCTTTTCCCCCTCTATCGATCTCTCCGTCTCCATGTGTCTCGGCGTAGGACCGAGTTGGTTTTTATTTAGCAACTGTATGTTGATCTTTGTAAACCGTCAAATGACTCTGAATTAAAATTGAGCTGATTAGGAAAATGGAAGAAGAATTGTGTAAAGTCTGTATTTTCTTatttctccatttttttttttttttttttttgtgttcccTGGAATGAATGGTCGAGGTCGGACGAGCCTTTAATTGAAGAATGCAGCGCAGTCGTCAATATTttaaacattcagctctgtgttGACGGGCCTCTGTAGCAGCTGTACTCACCCTCCATGTTTCACACCACCTCCGTTCTTAGCTGGTTGCTTTATTTaaccaaataaaatgtttgtgtataaaaatgtttgtgtagctgtggttttattttccCTACTGAAGCAGTGAGTTTAGACTCACAGTTTGAGGCTCAGCTCATCCGGATGCTTCTATTACTGCTCCACATCAGTTGATTCAAGGCTGGAGGTCATTATTCCTTTTTGCTGTGTGCACGAGCAGTTTGATAGAAGTCAGGAGAAGCTGAGTGATGATGGGACCTTAGTGTTTAGTAGTCTGACAGCTCAGAAAACCTTGTGGCTTCATGAGATCAGGCCCAGTTGTAGATGCTCAGGTATGATGTCAACACTGGTTGTTGCTGAGTAACATTTTATTGGTTGTGTTAAGGAGGATTAGTGGGTTTCCTGTTACTGGGTGATGTTTAGGAGCAGCCCGCGCCTCATGTCATATGGGTAAACTAGCTTTGACATAATGGAGTCAGTGGTACTGGAACTGCGTCTGGTTCTCGCCTGGTCTCGTTTACAAATTCATGACCTTGCAACCATTTTCTAAACTCACCAACTTCTGCCCTGCCTCTTTCTTCGCTATCAGATGAGCACGTTCACCGAGCAGCCAGCCACAAACTGGGAATTCACTgacactaaaaataaaagcctagAGACCAAAACTTGACCcttgtcctcacacacacacacacacacacacacacacacacacacaagtagtTAATGCTCAGTGGAaaatcctccccctcctccccctcctcctcctcctctgttcagcCAGGCTCGTGTGCTTTGACCCAGATTCCACCACTAGACGCCATCAGGGTCTGATAATCTGAGGAGGAAGTAGGCCTTCAGCAGTAGTTTATGAGCTTGGATCTACTTTTTACTAAAATAACTGTTTTGACAATTATGTGAAAATCTGTAGTAACTCCCAGAAATAATCaggtttcttttttaaaaaatctTAAATATAAAGCCCATCTTCAAACTGATCTTGAAAGTTGTCTTAATAATTGTTCTGTTAAATTTGCAGATAAGACCAAaccacagagaggagcagcatcaAGGCACATAGCATTGATCTGAATAAAGGTAACTGAATATATCTGTGTAGGCCCAGTCCGGCTCAGAACAACCAGCATCCTCACTGTCCCTCCCTCACAGCGTAGAGAACGTGTCTCCATGAACACAGACAGCCATGAAAAATGCATCACATGCGATAAtgcagcgtctgtgtgtgcgcgttgaggctgtgtgtgc
This genomic interval from Betta splendens chromosome 21, fBetSpl5.4, whole genome shotgun sequence contains the following:
- the sf3b1 gene encoding splicing factor 3B subunit 1 isoform X2; its protein translation is MLEQNLSKEEREIRQQLAEKAKSGDLKAVNGSAASQPKRKRRWDQTADQTPSNATPKKMSSWDQADSSAETPGHTPAHTPSNSRWDETPGRPKGSETPGATPSTRMWDPTPSHTPAGAATPGRDTPGHATPGHGGATGSVRKNRWDETPKTERETPGHGSGWAETPRTDRGDESVGETPTPGASKRKSRWDETPASQMGNSTPLLTPGKTPIGTPAMNMATPTPGHLMSMTPEQLQAWRWEREIDERNRPLTDEELDAMFPEGYKVLPPPAGYVPIRTPARKLSATPTPIGGMTGFHMQAEDRTTKQMNDQPSGNLPFLKPDDIQYFDKLLVEVDESTLSPEEQKERKIMKLLLKIKNGTPPMRKAALRQITDKAREFGAGPLFNQILPLLMSPTLEDQERHLLVKVIDRILYKLDDLVRPYVHKILVVIEPLLIDEDYYARVEGREIISNLAKAAGLATMISTMRPDIDNMDEYVRNTTARAFAVVASALGIPSLLPFLKAVCKSKKSWQARHTGIKIVQQIAILMGCAILPHLRSLVEIIEHGLVDEQQKVRTISALAIAALAEAATPYGIESFDSVLKPLWKGIRQHRGKGLAAFLKAIGYLIPLMDAEYANYYTREVMLILIREFQSPDEEMKKIVLKVVKQCCGTDGVEANYIKTEILPPFFKHFWQHRMALDRRNYRQLVDTTVELANKVGAAEIISRIVDDLKDEAEQYRKMVMETIEKIMGNLGAADIDHKLEEQLIDGILYAFQEQTTEDSVMLNGFGTVVNALGKRVKPYLPQICGTVLWRLNNKSAKVRQQAADLISRTAVVMKTCQEEKLMGHLGVVLYEYLGEEYPEVLGSILGALKAIVNVIGMHKMTPPIKDLLPRLTPILKNRHEKVQENCIDLVGRIADRGAEYVSAREWMRICFELLELLKAHKKAIRRATVNTFGYIAKAIGPHDVLATLLNNLKVQERQNRVCTTVAIAIVAETCSPFTVLPALMNEYRVPELNVQNGVLKSLSFLFEYIGEMGKDYIYAVTPLLEDALMDRDLVHRQTASAVVQHMSLGVYGFGCEDSLNHLLNYVWPNVFETSPHVIQAVMGALEGLRVAIGPCRMLQYCLQGLFHPARKVRDVYWKIYNSIYIGSQDALIAHYPQVYNDEKNMYVRYELDYVL